A stretch of Arachis hypogaea cultivar Tifrunner chromosome 15, arahy.Tifrunner.gnm2.J5K5, whole genome shotgun sequence DNA encodes these proteins:
- the LOC112748233 gene encoding uncharacterized protein: MERFSKTLYLPYDIWVAITIKVASNSIQDLCSLRMTCNAAREIADEDIVHTSVSIPAPHAMRWWLYRDSDAIRFFDRCMESGYRELLFREALRELYMRRNHIVGLEMLQNAASKVHEAAKYALSMMFLLLETSRRQKRMGSNYFTRLMQLVYSPCVKQGALGF; this comes from the coding sequence ATGGAGCGTTTCTCAAAGACCCTCTACCTTCCCTACGACATTTGGGTTGCCATAACCATTAAAGTCGCGTCAAACTCCATTCAAGACCTGTGCAGTCTTAGAATGACATGTAACGCTGCGCGCGAGATAGCAGATGAAGATATTGTGCACACCAGTGTTTCTATACCAGCTCCGCATGCCATGAGGTGGTGGTTGTACCGCGACTCGGACGCAATAAGATTCTTTGACCGATGCATGGAGAGTGGCTACCGGGAGCTTCTGTTTCGGGAGGCGCTACGGGAGCTCTACATGCGACGTAACCACATCGTTGGGTTGGAAATGCTGCAGAATGCCGCAAGCAAGGTCCATGAAGCTGCCAAGTACGCACTGTCAATGATGTTTCTCCTTCTAGAGACGTCAAGGAGGCAAAAAAGAATGGGATCGAACTATTTCACGCGCTTGATGCAGCTAGTTTACTCACCGTGTGTGAAGCAAGGTGCTTTGGGGTTCTGA